A region from the Tachyglossus aculeatus isolate mTacAcu1 chromosome 5, mTacAcu1.pri, whole genome shotgun sequence genome encodes:
- the FAM136A gene encoding protein FAM136A isoform X2, with product MFRCSAGCCDDSQASMQQVHHCIERCHAPLAQAQALVTGELEKFQDRLARCTMHCNDKAKDSLDAGSKEPQVKQQLNSCITKCVDDHMGLIPTMTKKMKESLASLAK from the exons ATGTTCCGCTGCAGCGCGGGCTGCTGCGACGACTCCCAGGCGTCCATGCAGCAGGTGCACCACTGTATTGAACGCTGCCACGCGCCGCTGGCCCAGGCGCAGGCCCTCGTGACCGGCGAGCTGGAAAAGTTCCAG GACCGCCTGGCCCGCTGCACCATGCACTGCAACGACAAAGCCAAAGACTCGCTGGACGCCGGCAGCAAGGAGCCTCAGGTGAAACAGCAGCTCAACTCGTGCATCACCAAGTGCGTGGATGACCACATGGGCCTCATCCCCACCATGACCAAGAAGATGAAGGAGTCCCTGGCCTCCCTGGCCAAGTGA
- the FAM136A gene encoding protein FAM136A isoform X1 → MAEAAAQQARVQDAVDAMVKGLERDNIRKMQGSMFRCSAGCCDDSQASMQQVHHCIERCHAPLAQAQALVTGELEKFQDRLARCTMHCNDKAKDSLDAGSKEPQVKQQLNSCITKCVDDHMGLIPTMTKKMKESLASLAK, encoded by the exons atggcggaggcggcggcgcagCAGGCGCGGGTGCAGGACGCGGTGGACGCCATGGTGAAGGGGCTGGAGCGGGACAACATACGAAAGATGCAG GGCTCCATGTTCCGCTGCAGCGCGGGCTGCTGCGACGACTCCCAGGCGTCCATGCAGCAGGTGCACCACTGTATTGAACGCTGCCACGCGCCGCTGGCCCAGGCGCAGGCCCTCGTGACCGGCGAGCTGGAAAAGTTCCAG GACCGCCTGGCCCGCTGCACCATGCACTGCAACGACAAAGCCAAAGACTCGCTGGACGCCGGCAGCAAGGAGCCTCAGGTGAAACAGCAGCTCAACTCGTGCATCACCAAGTGCGTGGATGACCACATGGGCCTCATCCCCACCATGACCAAGAAGATGAAGGAGTCCCTGGCCTCCCTGGCCAAGTGA